In a genomic window of Streptococcus mitis NCTC 12261:
- a CDS encoding glycosyltransferase yields the protein MKPLLTVVIPVYNVEKYLKRCLESILSQEWKCYDILLIDDGSTDNSPQICDNYVKEYDFISVIHKENSGLSEARNTGILHAKGEYVYFPDSDDWIEPQTFVELAEELESREFDIISFNREFVKSEEEIILSEPKTDQVYKGKEAFVKMLTHSHITGFANDKIYKKSLFIENNILFPKGKYYEDLGTNYKLFLLANRVYATNQKYYHYLIDNPDSITQSWNEKKFRDMFEFYKEVFYSDLVRSQINQEEFQISKLYYVNGLTHILASLYKSKLDKKYLELTNEVKLELLKNRVFISQMKDQPNKLKYILFRLKVLKFAFSIQNIF from the coding sequence ATGAAACCACTTTTAACTGTCGTTATTCCAGTTTATAATGTCGAAAAATATTTGAAACGTTGTCTTGAAAGTATACTGTCTCAAGAGTGGAAATGTTATGACATTCTACTTATTGATGACGGAAGCACTGACAATTCTCCTCAAATTTGTGATAATTATGTTAAGGAATATGACTTTATCTCAGTTATCCACAAAGAAAATAGTGGGCTTTCTGAAGCTCGTAATACTGGTATTTTACATGCTAAAGGGGAGTATGTTTATTTTCCTGATTCAGATGACTGGATTGAACCACAAACCTTTGTAGAATTAGCAGAAGAGTTGGAGTCTCGAGAATTTGATATCATTTCTTTCAACCGTGAGTTTGTAAAAAGTGAAGAAGAAATTATTTTATCTGAGCCCAAAACAGATCAAGTGTATAAAGGTAAAGAGGCTTTTGTGAAAATGTTGACGCATAGTCACATCACTGGTTTTGCCAACGACAAAATATATAAGAAATCTCTTTTTATTGAGAATAATATCCTATTTCCCAAAGGGAAATATTATGAAGATTTGGGAACAAATTATAAGCTTTTTCTCTTAGCTAATAGAGTTTATGCGACAAATCAAAAATATTACCACTACCTAATTGATAACCCTGATTCCATTACACAATCATGGAATGAGAAAAAGTTTAGAGATATGTTTGAATTTTATAAAGAAGTTTTTTATTCGGATTTAGTTCGTTCGCAAATAAATCAAGAAGAATTTCAAATTTCAAAACTTTATTATGTAAATGGATTAACCCATATTTTAGCTAGTTTGTATAAATCTAAATTGGATAAGAAATATTTAGAACTCACTAATGAAGTGAAACTTGAATTACTAAAAAATAGAGTCTTTATTTCTCAAATGAAAGATCAACCAAATAAGTTAAAATATATACTGTTTAGACTTAAAGTGTTAAAATTTGCATTCAGTATTCAAAACATTTTCTGA
- a CDS encoding glycosyltransferase family 4 protein: MQKILYLHAGAEMYGADKVLLELIKGLDKEAFEAHVILPNDGVLVGALEKVGAKVKVIDYPILRRKYFNPKGILEYFGSYNRYSKQIAKYAKENGITLIHNNTTAVLEGIYLKRKLKLPLIWHVHEIIVKPKAISDFINFLMGRYADTIVTVSNAVANHVKQSRFVKNDQVQVIYNGVDNGAYHEMDASAVRDQFGIAQDALVIGMVGRVNAWKGQGDFLEAVTPILKANLKAVAFLAGSAFEGEEWRVDELEKAISDSPVAGQIKRIDYYNQTTELYNMFDIFVLPSTNPDPLPTVVLESMACGKPVVGYRHGGVCEMVKEGKNGFLTTPNQPVELSNAIQELANNTEKREQFGESSVQRQKELFSLQSYIQNFSEIYKKYNTKMNTE; encoded by the coding sequence ATGCAGAAAATTTTATATCTTCACGCTGGTGCCGAAATGTATGGTGCTGACAAGGTTTTGTTGGAGCTTATTAAAGGTTTGGATAAAGAAGCCTTTGAGGCTCATGTCATCTTGCCCAACGATGGCGTCTTAGTGGGTGCATTGGAAAAGGTTGGTGCTAAGGTAAAAGTAATTGATTATCCAATCTTGCGCCGTAAGTATTTTAATCCTAAGGGAATCCTTGAGTATTTTGGCTCTTATAATCGTTATTCAAAGCAAATTGCTAAATATGCTAAGGAAAATGGCATTACTCTCATTCACAACAATACGACTGCGGTACTTGAAGGGATTTATCTCAAACGTAAGTTGAAACTTCCTTTGATTTGGCATGTGCACGAGATTATCGTCAAACCAAAAGCAATCTCAGATTTCATCAACTTTTTGATGGGACGTTATGCTGATACGATAGTGACAGTTTCAAATGCTGTGGCCAACCACGTGAAGCAGTCTCGTTTTGTAAAAAATGACCAAGTTCAGGTCATCTATAATGGTGTTGACAATGGCGCCTATCATGAAATGGATGCCAGCGCAGTTCGTGACCAGTTTGGTATCGCACAGGATGCCTTGGTTATCGGAATGGTTGGTCGAGTGAATGCATGGAAAGGGCAAGGCGACTTTTTAGAAGCTGTGACTCCAATTTTGAAGGCTAATCTAAAAGCAGTAGCTTTTCTGGCAGGGAGTGCTTTTGAAGGTGAAGAGTGGCGTGTTGATGAGTTGGAAAAGGCAATATCAGACTCACCAGTGGCCGGACAAATCAAGCGTATCGATTATTATAATCAGACAACAGAGCTCTATAATATGTTTGATATCTTTGTCTTGCCAAGCACCAATCCAGATCCTCTACCAACTGTAGTTCTCGAATCAATGGCTTGTGGTAAACCTGTAGTGGGTTACCGTCATGGCGGTGTCTGTGAAATGGTGAAGGAAGGTAAAAACGGCTTTCTCACCACACCAAATCAACCTGTAGAATTGTCTAATGCTATTCAAGAATTGGCTAACAATACCGAGAAGAGAGAGCAATTTGGTGAGTCCTCTGTCCAACGTCAAAAAGAACTCTTCTCATTACAGAGTTATATTCAGAATTTCTCAGAGATATATAAGAAATACAATACTAAGATGAATACTGAATAA
- a CDS encoding DUF1919 domain-containing protein: protein MVYPIINFIPRRRLKNKNFTVICDNCWAGKVYQELGLPYQTPFVGMFVFSPDNIKMLENLKYYLSGNISLKFVKKSKYIKDFDKAYPLALLDDIELHFLHYVDQEKLTQKWNRRLERIHWYNLYFKFNDNDACNYKLIKEFEKLPYKSKIIFSSKNYSDLPSLVHFKSAEKQGHVGIDLKTYHRYFNVVTWLNKGGEDLT, encoded by the coding sequence ATCGTATATCCAATTATTAATTTTATTCCTAGACGAAGACTCAAGAATAAAAATTTTACAGTCATTTGTGATAATTGTTGGGCTGGAAAAGTTTATCAAGAATTGGGCTTGCCTTATCAAACACCATTTGTAGGGATGTTTGTCTTTTCTCCTGATAACATCAAGATGCTCGAGAATTTAAAATACTATTTGAGTGGAAATATCTCCTTGAAATTTGTTAAGAAATCAAAATATATCAAGGACTTTGATAAAGCTTATCCTTTAGCGCTTCTTGATGATATTGAACTTCATTTCTTGCATTATGTAGACCAGGAAAAATTAACTCAAAAATGGAACCGTCGTTTAGAAAGAATTCATTGGTATAATTTGTATTTCAAGTTCAATGATAATGATGCTTGTAATTATAAATTGATAAAGGAGTTTGAAAAACTTCCTTACAAGAGTAAGATTATCTTCTCTTCAAAGAATTACAGTGATTTACCTTCTCTAGTTCATTTCAAATCAGCTGAAAAGCAAGGACACGTTGGCATCGACTTGAAAACGTATCATCGCTATTTTAATGTTGTAACTTGGTTGAATAAAGGAGGAGAAGATTTAACATAG